From a single Hypanus sabinus isolate sHypSab1 chromosome 7, sHypSab1.hap1, whole genome shotgun sequence genomic region:
- the adra2c gene encoding alpha-2C adrenergic receptor gives MEAGANSSSPLLNASRPRPAPDLGRYSPEAVAGLSALVGLLILFTVAGNVLVAIAVFTSRALRPPQNLFLVSLASADILVATLVMPFSLANELMGYWYFGTAWCDIYLALDVLFCTSSIVHLCAISLDRYWSIIKAVEYNLKRTPRRIKGAIVTVWVISALISFPPLLSRDRTLEEDQTYPACRLNDDTWYILLSCVASFFAPCVIMVLVYVRIYQVARHRTRGMSVRRDPPEGSSQTEEVAGGPRAPDDRQNGHCSRAGEEPPDVEVDESSTSEEKGRRKQAAKKDSFSKRSSRLSQSSSRSFVVFSTRKRRRSSRASRSKVSQAREKRFTFVLAVVIGVFVICWFPFFFSYSLYGICRELCQVPETLFKFFFWIGYCNSSLNPVIYTIFNQDFRRAFQKIICKARKRHF, from the coding sequence ATGGAGGCTGGGGCCAACTCCAGCAGCCCTCTCCTCAACGCCTCCCGCCCGCGGCCGGCGCCCGATCTCGGCCGCTACTCGCCGGAGGCCGTAGCTGGGCTCTCCGCCCTGGTGGGGCTGCTCATCCTCTTCACGGTGGCGGGCAACGTGCTGGTGGCGATCGCCGTGTTCACCAGCCGCGCCCTGCGGCCACCCCAGAACCTCTTCCTGGTGTCGCTCGCCAGCGCCGACATCCTGGTGGCCACTCTGGTCATGCCCTTCTCGCTGGCCAACGAGCTCATGGGCTACTGGTACTTCGGCACGGCGTGGTGCGACATCTACCTGGCCCTGGACGTCCTCTTCTGCACCTCGTCCATCGTCCACCTCTGCGCCATCAGCCTGGACCGCTACTGGTCCATCATCAAAGCCGTGGAATACAACCTCAAGAGGACACCCCGCAGGATCAAAGGGGCCATCGTGACCGTGTGGGTGATCTCGGCTCTCATCTCCTTCCCTCCGCTCCTGTCCCGGGACCGCACGCTGGAGGAGGACCAGACTTACCCAGCTTGCCGGCTGAACGACGACACCTGGTACATCCTGCTGTCCTGCGTGGCCTCCTTCTTCGCCCCCTGCGTGATCATGGTGCTGGTGTACGTCCGGATCTACCAGGTGGCCCGTCACAGAACCAGGGGCATGTCGGTGCGGAGGGACCCTCCCGAGGGCTCGTCCCAGACTGAGGAGGTGGCGGGAGGTCCCAGGGCACCGGACGACAGACAGAACGGGCACTGTAGCCGAGCGGGCGAGGAGCCGCCCGATGTCGAGGTGGACGAGAGCTCGACCTCGGAGGAGAAAGGTCGCCGGAAACAGGCGGCCAAGAAGGACTCCTTCTCCAAGCGCTCCAGCCGCCTCTCGCAGTCGAGCAGCCGCTCGTTCGTGGTGTTCTCCACCCGCAAGAGACGCCGGAGCAGCCGTGCGTCCAGGAGCAAAGTGTCTCAAGCCAGGGAGAAGAGGTTCACCTTCGTCCTGGCCGTGGTGATCGGGGTGTTCGTCATCTGCTGGTTCCCGTTTTTCTTCAGCTACAGCCTGTACGGCATCTGCCGGGAGCTCTGCCAGGTGCCGGAGACCCTCTTCAAGTTCTTCTTCTGGATCGGCTACTGCAACAGTTCGCTCAACCCGGTCATCTACACCATCTTCAACCAGGACTTCAGGAGAGCTTTCCAAAAGATTATCTGTAAAGCCAGGAAGAGGCACTTCTAA